GCGGATGCTCTCGCCGAATACGAATTGCTGGTGAGGTGCATCAAACGCCTGCTCACCGAGCCAGCGCCAGTGCGCCTTGGTCCAATTGGATCGACCGGCGAACTTGCGCCCATGGCGCAGAAGGAAGCTCAACAACATCTGCCGGCCAGCAACCAAATCGTGTTTCGCCTGGCGTCGCCCACGAATCAGATCACGGATAGCCTCGTGTGCCTCGTCCGGGACCCAGATCGCCGTCAATTCACCAGACCGTAGCAATCGGGCGAGCGTCATCGCGTCACGTCGGTCGGTCTTTATCCGGTCCGCAGGTTTGCGCGGCATGACCGATGGCGCAATCACGCTACATTCCGCCCCCAGATCGACTAACTGACGATGAATTCCGTAGCCACAGCCGCCTGCTTCATAACAGAAATGCAGCGCGACATCCGGGCTGCTCAGTCGGGCCACCAGACGCCGGATCGAATCCTGCGTGTTGGGTATGGTCCCGTAGAACCGGATTTCTCCAGTCCGACCGTCATCGGCGAGCGCAACTGCAATCGTCTCTTTATGGACATCGAGACCGACAAACTTGCTGATCGACATTGTCCTTCTCCTTCCTGACAAGCTGAGCTTACGCCCCACCTGCCTCGAAGCGCGAGGCGAATGACGGTCATTGGGTCTAAGGATTTGGGCCAGCGATATTCCCCGGTTAGATTGATGTGTTCCCATCCCAACGGCGAGACGTGGGCGAGTAGATCAGGCGCGATATGGGTACCGCTGGCGGCCCGGGTATTGACGACCTCGCCGAGCTTCATGGTGTTCCAGAATATGATGATGGCGGCGAGCAGGTTCATTCCGGCGATGCGATAGTGCTGGCCTTCGCCGGATCGATCCCGGATTTCACCTCGGCGGTGGAAGCTGATGGCGCGCTTTAGGGCGTGGTGGGCCTCACCCTTGTTGAGGCCGATCTGAGCCTGGCGCTGGAGGCCGGCATCAAGAATCCAGTCGATCATGAACAGGGTTCGCTCGATGCGGCCCACCTCTCGCAATGCGAGGGCCAGCTCATTCTGGCGCGGGTAAGAGGCGAGCTTGCGAAGAATCTGGCTGGGGGCGACGATCCCCGCTGCGATCGTCGCCATGATGCGCAGGATGTCGGGCCAGTTGCGCTCGATGAGCGGTTCATTGATCTTACCTCCGACCAGCGCTCGCACATTGGCCGGCGTCGGGTTGGGCGTGAAGGCATAGAGTCTTTTCTGAGGGAGATCGCGGATACGGGGGGCGAACCTGTAGCCGAGCAAGGCGCAGGCGGCGAACACATGATCGGTGAAGCCGCCCGTGTCGGCAAAATGCTGGCGAACGCGGCGGCCCGCGTCATTCATGAGCAGCCCGTCCAGGATATAGGGAGCCTCGCTGACCGTTGCCGGGATCACCTGGGTTGCGAACGGCGCATATTGATCGGACACATGGCTGTATCCCTTGAGGCCCGGGACGTTGCCATATTTCGCGTTGATCAGATTCATCGCCTCGCCCTGCTCGGTAGCAAGGAAGAACTGCCCGTCGCTGGATGCCGATTGCCCTTGTCCCCAGAAGGCGGCCATGGGCAGGGCGGCGTGGGCCTCCACGATCATGGCGAGCGCCCGATCATAGGCGCTGCCTTCGACATGCCAGCGCGCGATCCGCAGCAATTCCCAGAAGCTGTGCGTGTTGGTCGCCGCCGCCATCTTGCGCAAACCGAGATTGACGCCTTCCGCCAGCAACACGTTCATCAGGCCGATCCGGTCGCTGCAGGGCGCGCCGGTGCGCAGATGCGTGAACGCCTCGGAAAATCCGGTTCGCTCATCGACTTCCAGCAACAGATCGGTGATCCTCGCGGGCGGGAGCTGTTGATAGAGATCGAGCACGAGATCCTCGGCCCCTTCGGGCGTGTCGGCCCTCAGCTTGTCGATGTGCAGCTTGCCGTTCTCGATGATGCCGCCTGGGATCGTGCCGGTTCGCGCCGCGCGGCCAAACTCCTTCAGCCGTGTATCCAGTCGAGCCCTGCGCTCGGCCAGCCATTCGCCGGGTCGCAGCGGCACGGCGAGCCGCGCGGTCTGCTCTATCGCCTGTGGCGGGACCAGAAGCTGCTTGAGGTCGCCATAGCGGCGCGATCCCGCCAACCATATGTCACCGGACCGGAAGGCGTCGCGGATGTGGAACAGCACCGCGATTTCCCAAAGCCGGTGGTCGCCGCTGGGCTCAGCGCGAAGATGACGATGCCATTTCGAGTTGGGACGTAGAAAATCCACCGGCGGATCGACCTTGATCCCGTTACGCAGCATCGCAACGGCCGCCAGAAGAGGCGTGGCGATCGGCGCCGCCTGCATGTCGAGCAGGCGCAGCATCCTGGGCGCGTAGAGGCGGAAACGGTGATAGCCGTCCAGCACACGGCTGAGCGGGTCGGCCGCGAGCACGTTGGTCAGCGCGGAGGCCGTGGCGACAAGGGTTCTGAACCGTTCCCAGCCAGGCCCGGTGGCGATTATCCCGTCCAGGGCCGTGCCATCGTCCTGCGCTCCAAGCAAAGCACCACCGATTTCGGCAAAGGACTTCAGCGTGTCCCGAACGGCCGCCTTTTCGTCGGCGATCCTGGTGTTGCAAAGGCGTTCGGAGGCCCGATAGAGACGGCCTACGATGCGATCGTGGGTCTCCACGATGACATCGGCCAGCGATGACCGCCATTCCAGGGTGCAGACAGCGAGGATCGCAAGCCGCCTGTCTTCGGGCAGATCACGCATGCCGTCGGCGTAATAGCGCTCGCCCTGCCGGCGAAGCCGGGTCACACGATGCGCCGGCACGCCGTCCAGCAAATCCGCCGGAAGATCGAACCTTTGAAGATATTCCAGTCGATCCATCAGCCGGTTAGCGGCTGCTGAATTTGCGCCAACCTCGAACTGTCGCAGCCATACGAAGCGCGTGACGCGACCATCCACCGTATCCTCCAACAGGTGAGCCAAATTCTCGCTCAGGGTTGGCGTGATGCGATGGGCGATAAGATCCTCGATCCGGCGCTCGGCCTCAACCAGCGCATCGGCGCAAAGGCGCTCGATCGTCGAGGAGCCGGGAAGGATCGTGCGGGTGCGGCGACACTCCGCAACGAAGCGACGGGCAAGATCCTCATTCGATGTCGCCGCCTCGGCTTCCCGAGCGATCCATTCGCGCAAATCCCGTGCGCCCCGCCCCGAAAAGGAGCGATAGCCGTAGATTCGGCGAAGGTCCGCCAGATGCTCGTGCCGGGTCTCCTCGCGCGCGGCATAGAGGAGTAGATCGTCGCTGGTCAGGCCGAGCTGGGCCGCGATGAAATCCGATACCTGCGCCGGGATCAACTCGCCAGGAGCGAGCACCCGGCCCGGGTAGCGCAGGACGCACAGTTGCAGCGCGAAGCCAAAACGATTGTGGGCGCGCCGGCGCTGGCGGATATGCCCGAGATCCTCATCGCTGAGGGTATAGTGCCGCAGCAGCTCACCTTGATCGACCGGCAAGTGAAGCAGCGCCTCGCGCTGTCGATCGGTCAGGGTCACGCGACGCGGCATACATGCTCCTTATTCTTTCCGAGCTACGGTTTGAGATAGCTTGATTGAGATGCTGGTTAAGATACACAATAGCCCAATCTTATGTGCTCATGTTCGTCACCGCCTCAAACCTTCGTTTGTGATCCATGCTGATCGGCTACGCCCGCGTGTCCAAAGCCGACGGCTCGCAGTCGCTCGACCTGCAGCACGATGCCCTTCGCGCTGCCGGTGTCGAGCCAGGCAATATCTATGATGATCGTGCATCCGGTAGCCGTGATGATCGCCCCGGTCTTGCCGCCTGCCTGAAATCGTTGCGCGACGGCGATGTCCTCATCGTTTGGAAGCTCGACCGGCTCGGCCGAACGCTCACCCACCTGGTCAGCACGGTGCAGAATCTGTCGGATCGCGGTATCGGTCTGCGGGTGCTCACCGGCAAGGGCGCGCAGATCGACACCACGACGCCATCGGGCCGGATGGTGTTCGGCATTTTTGCCACACTGGCGGAGTTTGAGCGGGATATGATCCGCGAGCGCACCATGGCTGGCCTGGCCGCTGCCCGCGCGCGGGGACGCAAGGGTGGCCGCAAGTTCGCCCTCTCCAAGGCCCAGGTGCGGCTCGCTCAGGCTGCTATGGCCCAACGCGACACGTCCGTTTCCGACCTCTGCAAGGAACTCGGGATCGAGCGCGTCACTCTCTACCGCTATGTCGGTCCCAACGGGGAACTCCGGGATTACGGTCAGCGCGTGCTTGCTGCCAAAACGCGATGATGATGACGGGAGCCCCGATCAAACTTACCCAAGCGGACGCCGCAGACGTTGCAGACCTGTACAACCGTTGCAGCGACTATTTCCTGTTGCAGGACGGGGCCGCGCCCACGCTGGACGATGCTCGCGAGCTTTTCTCCGATGTGCCGCCCGAAAAGAGCGCCCACAATCAAGCTGTCCTGGGATGGAAGGGGCCTGGCGGCCTATATGCAATCGCGGCCATCCTCCGCGATTATCCGCGTGATGGCACATGGTATCTCGGCTTCATGATCGTAGATGCCGCACAGCGTGGTCGTGGCGTCGGACGCTCAATTTACTCGACGGTCGAAAGCTGGGCCGCTGCGAGAGGTGCCACAGAGATTCGGTTGGCCGTGCTGGAAGCGAATGAAGCGGCAGAGCGATTTTGGCGTTCTCTCGGCTTCATTGAGTATCGGCGCGTTGGGCCAGACACCTTCAAAATGCGTAGCCATCGCCGGATAGAACTGAGCCGTCGCCTTTCTGGCGCGACCGTAGAAGGCAGCAACAAGTAAGATCTCGCGCCGGCTATCTGGGCGAGCTTGGCGTAGGATTCCGCCCCCTCCCGCAAACGCCCCCTATATCGTTGGTGCGGGCGGTGTGGCGGCGGGGCTGTTGCTCTACGCTTTCCTTGCTGGCCCGCTGGTGCGGGCGACGCCGGATAGCTGGCGCTGGCCCGAGCGTATGGCGACCCGCGTTTTGAATGAGCCTGGCCCCTGGGAAGCGGGGCAGCGGTTGATGCAGTCGGCCGCGCCGGATAGCTGGCGGCTGATCGTCGCGGCCTCGCCGCTGTCGGCCGCCAATCGCGAGACGGTGCAGAAATGCCGAGAGCAGGCGGAAAAGGCAGAAAAGCCGGTGCGCTGCACGATCGAGGTCAAGGCGCAGGGACAGTGACCGGCAAGACCCCATGTCTTTTCTGCTATGTCGCCGACAGCGTTTCGAGCCACAGCATATCCGCGCCCAGCTCGACTCCCCAAGGCCAGACCAGGCTATGCCCCCAATCGCCGACTTCGACCTTGGCGAACTCGCCCGGATAGCGCAGCGCCGCAAAGGCGCGATCGGTGAAGATCGCGCCGAGATCGAGATCGGCCGCCGTCCCGTCCGACCACGACAGATGCAGCGATGCCGGTCCGATCGCGCACACGGCGGCGATGGTGCGGGCCTTGTCGGTGATGTTCATATGTCAGGCGCTTTTGCGCCGCTTCACGGTCGCCAGGATTTCGCGCCCGCCGCGCTTGGGCCCCTTCCAGAAATCGCCCGAGAGCGCCGGCAGGTCGCTATAGTCGATTTCGCTATCCGGTAGCGCCTGCAAAGCATCCAGTTCGGTCCTCTGCATCTCGGTCAGCGGTGGCAAATTGCCCGGATCGAGTTGGAAGCGGACGATTTCAGAGTCTTTCTTCTTCATAATCGAGCTTCACCTGGCCCCTGGTTAGAAAAGCCGGTCGAGGTCGCGCATCCCTTCAACTACGGCGATGATTGTGACG
This Sphingobium yanoikuyae DNA region includes the following protein-coding sequences:
- a CDS encoding IS110 family transposase; amino-acid sequence: MSISKFVGLDVHKETIAVALADDGRTGEIRFYGTIPNTQDSIRRLVARLSSPDVALHFCYEAGGCGYGIHRQLVDLGAECSVIAPSVMPRKPADRIKTDRRDAMTLARLLRSGELTAIWVPDEAHEAIRDLIRGRRQAKHDLVAGRQMLLSFLLRHGRKFAGRSNWTKAHWRWLGEQAFDAPHQQFVFGESIRRIEEAQQRCDRLDAMLVEALPYWSLAPLVQALQALRGVGLIVAATLVAEIGDLGRFDTPKQLMGWLGLVPSEASSGARTRRGAITKTGNREARAMLVEAAWSYRLPAREERRYRARVEGLPDEVKAIAWKAQVRLCQRYRMLAASGKPLPKVITAIARELVGFVWDIGRRMQPA
- a CDS encoding recombinase family protein, with protein sequence MLIGYARVSKADGSQSLDLQHDALRAAGVEPGNIYDDRASGSRDDRPGLAACLKSLRDGDVLIVWKLDRLGRTLTHLVSTVQNLSDRGIGLRVLTGKGAQIDTTTPSGRMVFGIFATLAEFERDMIRERTMAGLAAARARGRKGGRKFALSKAQVRLAQAAMAQRDTSVSDLCKELGIERVTLYRYVGPNGELRDYGQRVLAAKTR
- a CDS encoding GNAT family N-acetyltransferase; amino-acid sequence: MMMTGAPIKLTQADAADVADLYNRCSDYFLLQDGAAPTLDDARELFSDVPPEKSAHNQAVLGWKGPGGLYAIAAILRDYPRDGTWYLGFMIVDAAQRGRGVGRSIYSTVESWAAARGATEIRLAVLEANEAAERFWRSLGFIEYRRVGPDTFKMRSHRRIELSRRLSGATVEGSNK
- a CDS encoding DUF2442 domain-containing protein; protein product: MNITDKARTIAAVCAIGPASLHLSWSDGTAADLDLGAIFTDRAFAALRYPGEFAKVEVGDWGHSLVWPWGVELGADMLWLETLSAT